One Methanomassiliicoccales archaeon genomic region harbors:
- the acsA gene encoding acetate--CoA ligase — translation MEEIIPPAGPGNLQDYQDAYDEFNWASLEKEFDWSRSGAYNIAAEAVDRHGRGSKRDKIALHSISAGHDVRSLTFGDVSDLSSKFADGLLKLGVQRGDRVFIYLDRTTELFISLIGIVKMGAIAGPLFSALGPEAVRDRIADGEPSVVITSPYLYKRIHPILRELSKTPRFIVLGDTTGLEGVIPFTDVLSSGDPGFEAVNMGANDPYIIHYTSGSTGKPKGVLLPHKAMLQQLLGIKYVADLREGDVYWCTADPGWVTGTSVGIFGPWYHGNTIISYEGRFDARTWYSIIDQFKVNVWFTAPTALRMLMKAGDELVKEFDHSSLRHICSAGEPLNPHVIRWGVDVLERRIHDNWWQTETGAPCISNYRCMDIRPGSMGKPVPGLIAAVVDENGMELPRGKEGFLALRPGWPSMMIGIWKNITKYREYFYVPGWYATGDQAYMDEDGYIWFLGRADDVIKTSGERLGPFEVESALIEHPAVAESAVVGKPDELRGEIVKAFIVLRPGHEPSDRLREEITNFVRVRLAYYAYPREIEFVAALPKTRSGKIMRRVLKAKEGGHDLGDLSMLEE, via the coding sequence ATGGAAGAGATTATTCCCCCGGCCGGTCCTGGTAATCTTCAGGACTATCAAGACGCCTACGATGAGTTCAATTGGGCTTCCTTAGAGAAGGAGTTCGATTGGTCCCGGAGCGGAGCTTATAATATTGCTGCGGAGGCCGTAGACCGCCATGGCCGTGGATCGAAGAGAGATAAGATCGCTTTGCATTCCATTTCGGCGGGCCATGATGTGCGTTCTCTCACCTTTGGAGATGTTTCTGATCTTTCCAGCAAGTTCGCCGACGGCCTGCTCAAGCTGGGTGTACAGCGAGGCGATCGCGTCTTCATCTACCTGGACCGCACCACCGAGCTTTTCATATCATTGATAGGGATAGTCAAGATGGGGGCGATAGCCGGTCCTCTCTTCTCCGCATTGGGCCCAGAGGCGGTGAGGGACCGTATTGCGGATGGTGAGCCCAGCGTGGTCATCACCTCCCCTTATCTGTACAAGCGCATCCATCCCATCCTACGAGAGCTGTCAAAGACGCCTCGGTTCATCGTTCTGGGCGACACCACCGGTCTGGAGGGAGTGATACCTTTCACCGATGTCCTGAGCTCGGGCGACCCTGGGTTCGAGGCGGTGAACATGGGTGCGAACGATCCATATATCATCCATTACACATCCGGATCCACTGGTAAGCCCAAAGGGGTGCTCCTACCCCACAAGGCCATGCTGCAACAGTTGCTGGGGATCAAGTATGTGGCCGACCTTCGCGAAGGCGATGTTTACTGGTGCACGGCAGACCCGGGTTGGGTCACAGGAACGTCGGTGGGCATCTTCGGACCGTGGTATCATGGCAATACCATCATCTCCTACGAGGGCAGGTTCGACGCCCGTACATGGTATTCCATCATCGATCAGTTCAAGGTCAACGTCTGGTTCACCGCTCCCACCGCATTACGTATGTTGATGAAGGCCGGGGATGAGCTCGTCAAGGAGTTCGATCACTCATCGTTACGCCACATCTGTTCAGCCGGAGAGCCGCTCAACCCTCACGTGATACGCTGGGGCGTAGATGTGCTCGAACGCCGTATTCATGATAATTGGTGGCAGACCGAGACCGGCGCCCCATGCATATCCAACTACCGCTGCATGGACATCAGGCCTGGCTCCATGGGAAAGCCTGTACCCGGTCTCATCGCTGCGGTGGTGGACGAGAACGGAATGGAACTTCCTCGGGGAAAAGAGGGTTTCCTGGCGCTCCGCCCTGGTTGGCCCTCCATGATGATCGGCATCTGGAAGAACATCACCAAGTATCGTGAATACTTCTACGTGCCAGGATGGTACGCTACCGGTGACCAGGCATACATGGACGAGGATGGTTACATCTGGTTCCTGGGCCGAGCGGATGATGTGATAAAGACCTCCGGTGAACGACTGGGCCCTTTTGAAGTGGAATCGGCGCTCATAGAACACCCCGCGGTGGCCGAGTCTGCCGTCGTCGGCAAGCCGGATGAGCTGAGGGGAGAGATCGTCAAGGCCTTCATAGTGCTGCGCCCTGGCCACGAGCCCTCGGACCGCCTGAGGGAAGAGATCACCAACTTCGTTAGGGTGCGACTGGCCTATTACGCCTACCCCCGGGAGATCGAGTTCGTTGCCGCATTGCCAAAGACCAGGTCTGGCAAGATAATGCGCCGGGTGCTCAAGGCCAAGGAAGGAGGGCACGACCTTGGCGACCTGTCCATGTTGGAAGAATGA
- a CDS encoding hotdog fold thioesterase, whose protein sequence is MQEREAFLSKEIRDRLDRITNVQMVQSMGMRTESISPEGEVRVSMDVSDKINALGGAHGGAVFTLADQAFALACNLGKEPQVALCANINYIKPAKGKLEAVARKISETRKTSIFEVKVFDAGELVALFQGTGYKLNGAGKIGKLEESVPK, encoded by the coding sequence ATGCAAGAACGGGAAGCTTTCCTATCAAAGGAGATCCGGGATAGACTGGACCGGATCACGAACGTTCAGATGGTCCAATCGATGGGCATGAGAACCGAATCGATATCACCGGAGGGCGAGGTGAGGGTGAGCATGGATGTCAGCGACAAGATCAACGCGTTGGGGGGAGCCCACGGCGGAGCCGTTTTCACCCTGGCAGACCAGGCCTTCGCCTTGGCGTGCAATTTAGGAAAAGAGCCGCAAGTGGCGCTATGCGCCAACATCAATTACATAAAACCCGCTAAAGGAAAATTGGAGGCGGTGGCCAGGAAGATTTCCGAGACCCGAAAGACCTCCATATTTGAGGTTAAGGTCTTCGATGCCGGGGAGCTCGTCGCCCTCTTTCAGGGAACGGGGTACAAATTGAACGGAGCGGGAAAGATCGGAAAATTGGAAGAGAGTGTGCCCAAGTAA
- a CDS encoding DNA-3-methyladenine glycosylase I, whose amino-acid sequence MKRCPWGSDPQMIEYHDKEWGVPLHDDRKLFEFLILDCFQAGLSWSTILHKRDAFRKAFDEFDIRTVAGYDDDKVQTLMQDKGIVRNRLKIQAAITNARCTLDVQVKYGSLDSYLWSFVGGSPMVNQWVQIGDIPAVTKEAETMSKGLKGDGFKFVGPTICYAFMQAVGMVNDHLVECERHAELDHRRRKYV is encoded by the coding sequence ATGAAGAGGTGTCCTTGGGGTAGCGATCCGCAGATGATCGAATATCACGACAAGGAGTGGGGAGTTCCCCTGCACGATGATCGAAAGTTGTTCGAATTTCTCATCCTGGACTGCTTCCAAGCTGGCCTGAGCTGGTCGACCATACTGCACAAGAGGGACGCGTTCCGCAAGGCTTTCGACGAATTTGACATCAGGACCGTGGCAGGCTATGATGATGATAAGGTGCAGACACTGATGCAGGACAAAGGCATCGTTCGTAACCGACTGAAGATACAGGCGGCGATAACGAACGCCAGGTGCACACTGGATGTCCAGGTGAAATACGGTAGTCTGGATTCATATCTATGGAGCTTCGTGGGCGGAAGCCCTATGGTCAACCAATGGGTACAGATCGGGGACATCCCGGCAGTGACCAAGGAGGCGGAGACCATGAGCAAAGGTCTCAAGGGGGATGGGTTCAAGTTCGTGGGGCCGACGATATGTTATGCGTTCATGCAGGCCGTGGGCATGGTCAACGACCACCTTGTGGAATGTGAACGGCATGCTGAGCTTGATCATCGACGGAGAAAATATGTATGA
- a CDS encoding glycosyltransferase: MKKVIFVSGSVGLGHVQRDVRIAKELMYMCDDLQITWLAADPAIKVLEEEGMTLLPECLERDVGTSVIESVAGASQTVNMTEILHRVRKEGRYAGAISSFFKIVERERPDLVIADEAYELEGAHARDPNRGWPTVVFLWDFVKVYPGSRRLRDIRTARLVNKGWDRAFRKAPEESWTNIFLGDLEDIPNERLGWGMVNAREGAARHYHFVGNPLQFDPADHSDKEDARRRLGYGPEKLLVCSAGGTAIGRDLLRLCIDAYPKMKERHPDLRMLVVRGPRMTADLGPVPEGVEVKGYVPRLFEHFAAADMAIVQGGGGSTLELAALRRPFLYFPLKGHSEQEINVAQKLERHNLGVRCSYEGTTPEKLASLVVENIDRQVDAPLISYQGCEKAARIMVKKLKC, from the coding sequence ATGAAGAAGGTCATCTTTGTCAGCGGCTCCGTCGGCTTGGGACACGTGCAGAGGGATGTGAGGATCGCTAAAGAGCTCATGTACATGTGCGATGACCTGCAGATCACATGGCTGGCGGCCGACCCCGCCATAAAAGTTCTGGAGGAGGAAGGAATGACCCTGCTTCCCGAATGCCTGGAGCGAGACGTGGGTACGTCGGTCATCGAATCCGTGGCGGGAGCCTCGCAGACCGTGAACATGACCGAGATTCTTCATCGAGTGAGGAAAGAAGGTCGGTACGCAGGGGCGATAAGCAGTTTCTTCAAGATAGTGGAGAGGGAGAGACCAGACCTGGTGATCGCCGACGAGGCCTACGAGCTTGAAGGGGCACACGCTCGTGATCCGAACCGCGGTTGGCCGACCGTAGTGTTCCTATGGGACTTCGTGAAGGTCTACCCGGGGAGCCGAAGATTGAGGGACATCCGCACCGCCCGGTTGGTCAACAAAGGCTGGGACCGAGCCTTCCGAAAAGCCCCCGAGGAGAGCTGGACGAACATCTTCCTAGGCGATCTGGAAGACATCCCCAACGAGAGGCTGGGGTGGGGGATGGTGAACGCTCGGGAAGGGGCGGCCAGGCATTATCATTTCGTCGGTAATCCACTGCAGTTCGATCCCGCCGACCATTCAGATAAGGAAGATGCCCGTCGCCGTCTGGGGTACGGTCCGGAAAAGCTGCTGGTCTGCTCGGCCGGTGGAACGGCCATCGGCCGGGACCTGCTTCGACTATGCATCGACGCCTATCCAAAGATGAAAGAGCGACATCCAGACCTGCGCATGCTGGTGGTAAGGGGACCTAGGATGACAGCTGACCTTGGGCCGGTCCCGGAAGGGGTGGAGGTAAAGGGATATGTCCCCAGGCTCTTCGAGCATTTTGCCGCGGCCGACATGGCCATAGTTCAAGGTGGGGGCGGTTCTACCCTGGAACTGGCAGCCCTGCGCAGGCCTTTCCTATACTTTCCTCTAAAGGGGCATTCGGAACAGGAGATCAACGTGGCCCAGAAGCTGGAAAGACACAATTTGGGGGTGAGGTGCTCGTACGAAGGGACCACACCGGAAAAGCTCGCCTCTCTGGTGGTCGAGAACATCGACAGGCAAGTGGACGCCCCCTTGATATCCTACCAAGGATGCGAAAAAGCGGCCCGGATCATGGTCAAAAAGCTAAAATGTTAG
- a CDS encoding DUF2284 domain-containing protein, protein MNIEEHLQALCANATIYGASKVTPIPTSYVIVDPRVNFKCQVPICQNYGRSHICPPFVMSADKFSAVLSRYRFAILVQVAQAALEAGTDREKLAREQVLKINDVMAKLERDAFYMGYRFAAGLGGGPCPYCEQCNASEGEDCRHPFKARPSMESLGIDVIQTAENAGMPIELPPKDTYVWTGLLLVA, encoded by the coding sequence ATGAACATTGAAGAGCATTTGCAGGCACTCTGCGCCAACGCGACGATATACGGAGCGAGCAAGGTTACCCCGATACCCACTTCCTATGTCATTGTCGATCCCCGGGTCAACTTCAAATGCCAGGTGCCGATATGTCAAAACTATGGCCGCAGTCACATCTGCCCTCCCTTCGTCATGTCGGCAGATAAGTTCTCCGCGGTCCTTAGCAGATACCGATTCGCTATTTTAGTGCAAGTGGCTCAAGCGGCATTGGAGGCCGGGACCGACCGCGAGAAACTGGCCAGGGAACAGGTACTGAAGATCAACGATGTGATGGCCAAGCTGGAAAGGGACGCTTTTTACATGGGCTACCGGTTCGCTGCCGGCCTGGGCGGAGGGCCGTGTCCGTATTGCGAACAATGCAACGCCTCTGAAGGAGAGGACTGCCGACATCCCTTCAAGGCACGACCGTCAATGGAATCATTAGGCATAGACGTGATCCAGACAGCGGAGAACGCTGGCATGCCCATTGAGCTTCCCCCGAAGGACACCTATGTCTGGACGGGTTTGCTGCTGGTAGCATGA
- a CDS encoding GYD domain-containing protein, which translates to MSEYVVLSRLTNEGRKTLKTKPERLKEVNLEISKMGAKVVYQYALLGKYDFLTILEAPDNETVAKIMVELGSRGTLETTTLAAIEIDDFLKALK; encoded by the coding sequence ATGTCCGAATATGTAGTCTTGTCCAGACTGACAAATGAGGGTCGCAAGACCCTGAAGACCAAGCCGGAGCGCTTAAAAGAAGTGAACTTGGAGATATCCAAGATGGGGGCCAAGGTAGTGTACCAGTACGCCCTGCTTGGAAAATACGATTTCTTGACCATATTGGAGGCCCCGGACAATGAAACAGTGGCCAAGATCATGGTGGAGCTGGGCTCCAGGGGAACATTGGAGACCACCACTCTCGCCGCTATCGAGATAGACGACTTCCTAAAAGCCTTGAAATGA
- a CDS encoding DUF1284 domain-containing protein, whose translation MKEIKLRHHHLLCTQTFTGKGYDYRFVANMEDVVSALGSPKDLVIRLSITSDDICSSCPNEVRGLCKDELSVIEKDRAAAMFLNLPEEATIPAEKLIEMIQERLRGLDDFWLLCGECEWLDLCNERLAAIKGK comes from the coding sequence ATGAAAGAGATAAAACTCAGGCACCATCACTTGCTCTGCACGCAGACCTTCACTGGGAAGGGGTATGATTACCGGTTCGTGGCCAATATGGAGGACGTGGTCTCAGCCCTTGGATCTCCAAAGGACCTTGTCATTCGACTGTCCATTACCAGCGACGACATATGCTCTTCGTGCCCTAATGAGGTGCGCGGCCTCTGCAAGGACGAATTGTCGGTGATCGAAAAGGACCGTGCCGCCGCTATGTTCCTGAACCTACCCGAAGAGGCCACCATACCGGCTGAAAAGCTGATCGAGATGATACAGGAACGCCTGCGGGGACTGGATGATTTCTGGCTGTTGTGCGGGGAATGCGAGTGGTTGGACCTGTGCAACGAACGATTGGCCGCCATCAAGGGCAAATGA
- a CDS encoding MFS transporter, whose amino-acid sequence MAERQRLRKGIFTGISVNVLVLGLVSMLTDMSSEMIFPILPLFLTGIGATGAIIGLIEGAAETTASLLKVVSGRLSDRLGKRKPFLTGGYGLSTLAKPLLFLATSYWQVFGVRITERLGKGIRSAPRDALIADSTSTEYLGRAYGLHKAMDSTGAVIGPLLVIPVLLMASSITTDTYRLIFLLATIPAALAVVVIVLYIKDVGGQLPRPGKRMVQDSKHLGRRFWLLNAVVLLFFSGEISYAFFVLRSEALGMSTVTTILLYVLFNVVFVLVSLPSGILSDRLGRRPVLAFSFVLFAATCLVMASANGLLLLVLGFALFGVYKGSSEGVFKAFVIDVVPKDLRGTALGVYHTGIGLVMLPGGIIAGLLWDSVGAWGTFAYGIVMSIAALSLLFLLTGERRGG is encoded by the coding sequence TTGGCGGAACGACAAAGGTTGCGCAAGGGCATTTTCACCGGCATATCAGTCAACGTACTGGTGCTGGGTCTGGTCTCCATGCTAACCGACATGAGCAGTGAGATGATCTTTCCGATCCTTCCGCTCTTCCTCACTGGCATCGGTGCTACCGGAGCCATCATCGGTCTGATCGAAGGGGCGGCGGAGACCACCGCCTCGTTGCTCAAGGTCGTTTCCGGGAGATTATCGGACCGCTTAGGAAAACGAAAACCTTTCCTCACCGGGGGTTACGGATTAAGTACGCTGGCAAAACCGTTGCTCTTCCTAGCGACCTCCTATTGGCAGGTCTTTGGGGTGCGCATCACCGAACGCTTGGGCAAGGGGATCAGAAGCGCCCCCCGCGACGCCCTGATCGCCGATTCCACCAGCACGGAGTACCTGGGCCGAGCCTACGGATTGCATAAGGCCATGGATTCCACCGGCGCGGTCATAGGGCCCTTGCTGGTCATCCCGGTGTTGCTGATGGCCTCTTCCATCACCACGGACACGTACCGCCTAATTTTCCTGCTCGCCACCATCCCCGCCGCCCTGGCCGTGGTGGTCATAGTCCTCTACATCAAGGACGTAGGCGGTCAACTCCCGCGCCCCGGTAAAAGGATGGTCCAGGATTCCAAACACCTGGGGAGAAGATTCTGGCTGTTGAACGCCGTGGTGCTGCTGTTCTTCTCGGGAGAGATCAGCTACGCTTTCTTCGTGCTTCGATCGGAAGCGTTAGGAATGAGCACCGTGACCACCATCCTGCTTTACGTGCTGTTCAACGTGGTCTTCGTTCTGGTCTCCCTGCCCTCAGGCATCCTATCCGACCGGCTAGGTCGGAGACCGGTCCTGGCCTTCTCGTTCGTCCTGTTCGCTGCCACATGCCTGGTCATGGCCTCGGCGAACGGCCTTTTACTACTGGTCTTAGGTTTCGCCCTGTTCGGTGTATACAAGGGCTCGAGCGAAGGCGTCTTCAAAGCATTCGTCATCGATGTCGTTCCCAAGGACCTGCGCGGCACCGCCTTGGGCGTCTATCATACTGGGATAGGATTGGTAATGCTCCCGGGAGGTATCATCGCTGGTCTGCTGTGGGATTCCGTAGGGGCATGGGGAACTTTCGCCTACGGCATCGTCATGAGCATCGCAGCCCTTTCCCTGCTTTTCCTGCTCACCGGGGAAAGGAGGGGCGGATGA